GGAACAGCAGGATGTATTTTCCCAGAATCCCATTCATAGTGTGATTGAATTGCTTTTCCAGCTAACAGGTCACGGCTGACAATACAGCCCCTGTGGAGGGAAATGGCTCCTGTGAAGTCCAGTAACTGCTCAATAAATCATTTGACTATGACTACAAAGTCAGGAGCATACCACTGTGAACAGCAAAGTCGTAGCAAATGGCTGATTTCTAAGTGAAGGCTACGTATCAAGTTGTTTCATCTGATTCAATTTCATGTCCACATTTAGCTGAGGCTAAAGTGGGACTCTCACAACAAAGCAGGGCCCTGTTATCGACTCAGCAGCGGAACTGACCTCCCTCCTAATGTCTCCAGTGTTTCAGGATGTCCACGTCATGATCTTCATCGGCTTCGGCTTCCTGATGACCTTCCTGAAGAGATACGGGTTCAGCAGCGTGGGCGTCAACTTACTCCTGGCTGCCTTCGGCCTGCAGTGGGGCCTCCTCATGCAGGGCATCTGGCACTTGGATGATGGCAAGATCAAAGTCAGCATCTTCAAGTACGAATGCCGTATCTGCTCGTGTTGGCTTTCAATAATATCCTGATGAACATTTATCCAGTATACATCACAAACTTTGAGGCTGCTCAGATAAATGTTGGCTGTTGAGTAGCTCTGACATGTCACTTTAAGTTCAGTATTTTGGTTGAACTGTGCTGTGTTCCACCTCTTCTCCTCATTATCCCATAACTTCTGTTTTCCTAAAGGCTTGTTTTCTTCCCTATCCTGCAGAATAATCAACGCCGACTTCAGCACAGCTACAGTTCTGATCTCCTTCGGAGCCGTTCTGGGTAAAACCAGCCCTGTGCAGCTCCTCATCATGACCGTGCTGGAGATAACCATCTTCTCCATCAATGAACATCTGGTGGCCGAAGTCCTCGGAGTAAGTACACAATGACACACGTGTTGATGAACTACATGAGCAAAACACAGCACGACTTCCTgcattatgatgaacatggaTTGTTGTGACTGTACTGTTACAGGCCTGAAtcaccttttctttctcaggCTAATGATGTTGGAGCATCCATGATCATCCATGCTTATGGAGCCTACTTTGGGCTGGCGGTGGCTCGAGTACTTTACCGACCAGGTTTAAGAAACGGACATGACAATGACGGATCTGTTTATCACTCTGATCTGTTTGCTATGATTGGTAAGATCCAGTTACACTTTAAACTAAAGTATTCATTAGTCATCTGTTTCAGCAGTAATGTTGTATTTGGCTGTAATTGTCTCTCATTGGCCTCCTGCACATGTATGACTTGTGCCACCTAGTGGACATATATAACCATGCAGCATGTAAAGTGATACAGCAATATTGACCTCTACTGTGTATCAATCCTGTTCAGCAAAAATCAATATGAGTACTTCAGTCTATAATGATCTAAGTTGCAGTGTGATTTGATATGAATGATATTTTCATGATGAATGGGCTGAAACGTTTCTTCGTCACCCTTATCTACAGGAACCGTCTTCCTGTGGATGTTCTGGCCCAGTTTTAACTCGGCCATCGCTGACCCGGGCTTCACTCAGCTCACAGCAGTGATCAACACCTACCTCTCCCTGGCGGCCTGTGTGCTCTCTGCCTACGCCATCTCCAGCCTCGTGGAGCACAAAGGAAAACTGGACATGGTCAGATCACTTCCCTTTAATATCCACAATAACACTATTTcaagaatataaaaaaacaaatccagttATAAGCTTGTTTTCTTATCTTTATATACTACAGGTGCACATTCAGAATGCAACCTTGGCCGGAGGCGTTGCCGTGGGAACATGTGCAGACATGAACATCGGGCCATTTGGGGCAATGCTGATTGGATTTGTGGCTGGCATCGTCTCCACCCTGGGCTTCAAGTACCTAACTGTGAGTTGAAATCCAAAgcaaatgtgcaaaataaaaaaggcatcGAAAGAGATTTTGAATAacagtttcattattttataaGTTATAATTTTTCAAAACGTATGGTGTAAACGATTAggcaattaatcgattagtctgTTTCCAGAAAATCTGCtaaatttaaagtaatttttaagcaaaaatggaaaacaaaatccctggtttcagcttctcaaatgtgaatattttctggttttcttactcttctatgatagtaaattgaatatctttgggttttggctGTTTTGGTCAGATAAAATGAGACATTCCaaaacgtcactttgggctctgtgaagctgtgatgagaattttttttttaaatcaaaatgcatGTTTCACCTTTTGAAAAGacactcatttgttttttttctcctgtgtaGCCCATCCTGGCATCCAACCTGGGCGTCCAGGATACCTGCGGTGTCCACAATCTGCACGGCATGCCCGGCATCCTGGGCGGGTTGGCTGGTATTGTGGCTGTGGCTTTGGGGAAAAAGGAGGGGTAAGGGCCATTTTACTCAccacatatacatataataatatacaaacacacacacataaactatTGTAGCTTTAAGTAATTTTATGCCTCAGTTACATGTCAGCTCTTACATTTGtgtcttccctcctcctcctcttcttcagagGTGATGCTGCCATGCAAGCTGCTGCCTTGGCTTCATCCCTCGGGTTTGCTTTGGTTGGAGGTGCTATTACAGGTGGGTGGAGATGAAAAATGAGACCATCAATGTGACACATTGAACAGTTAAACTCCTGAGAGCAGGGTTTGTGACTCAATGGAAAGGTCAGGGCTCTTATGATTTAGCAGAAGGGCAACATCCGAGTGATcaaacaattcattttcttcttcaagGTTTAATAATGAAGTTGCCGTTCTGGGGACAGCCTCCAGACCAGAACTGCTTCGACGACTCTATTTACTGGGAGGTAAGAAATCCCACTCCTCGTAAATATTATCTAGTTTCTGACTGTCGAGCATCACAAGTGATAAGATTCAGTAGcccaatatttttatattaagttATTATATTAGTAGTTTGGGGATCTTATTAGATGGGTGTGGTTATAATCAAGATTTAATCTGCTGGTAAACTCCACATCATGCACACATGTCTTATTTAGGGCTCTTTCATTATGCTACAGACAAATCATTTGGATTGCATGTTTTCCAGGTTCctgcggaggaggaggagaatgaggagagCTTGGCTCAAGCCGATCACTCAAAGAACAAAGCAGAGGTTTAAATATCTGCCCACGAACCACTGGGCTAGAAATGAAGACGTAAAGGATCATTAATCAGCTACACCATGTCCGCAGATATCAATTTCTCAGTTATATTAATGTGATGAAAAACTAAACCGTTTACTCCCTCAACTTTTGAAACTGTCTTGTGAGTACAAAGTGTATTTTTCATCATAGTACAGTTTGAATTTGTAAGTTTTAAGAAGGGCAGTAAAAGGTTTCAACAATAGAGACTCCACAATATACATGGGTCATTATATTCTAGATTGGTTAATCCCATTTACATTAAGAAAAAACCTTTTTAAGAATTTGAAAGGAGAACAGCGACCTTCAGGGattttttacactgaaaattGTGATTAATCATTTCCATGAGCCACTGTAGAAGTGGGTCACACCAAAGCTTCAGTGCTGATACACAACTACTTCCataagctttttttctttttctttcattttcatattataAAACGCATAAAGGCATGTTTTAAGATATTAGTATagtgtgtatttttcttcataCATTCTTGTATATGTATTTCTGCTGAGGCTCAGGTCGAAGAGGGGAGTTAAACCTGCTTTGATCTGCTGCTTCACGTCACCTCACTGGAGCCCAGTCCTTCTGCAAGGAGTCAGAGTCAGACTGCGTGAAACCAGTGAGGCTCTGACATGGGCAGGGATAGTCGCATGTTGTGTCGTAACTAATGAACCTTCACGTTGCTTATCACATGTTGCTTACAATCATTTTCTATCTATCTAAGGGCAGCTGCACAATTTCTTTATTGCAATGAAGATCACATTCGGAGCTGTGCATTTAGCATTagatttttgtctgttttctatttacatacagtgtattcttacatgtacatacagtttAGCTTTTAGATGGATTGACATGGTTGGTTGTATCAAGGCCCTGCAATGTTAAATAAGAGCAACAGGTACTGAATATTTTTCAGATATCTTTAAAAGAATTCAACAGGAACTTGCACACTATAAGAAAAGTCTGGCATTTATATGAGGTGCAAATGTGATAATgaactaacttttttttttaccattttcactGCACCATAATATGTATCAGATGGCCTTTTTTGTACCTGTTTTCTCTATGGGTGACTTACTGTTGGATTTTTTTCAATCTGAGTTTTGAACCGTCACACCTGCAACAAACCTCCTGTGTATATCATAGGATTAGAGAGCAGCCATTTCTTGGTTCTTAATATCTTTTTGAGCTGCATGGTGCTGAATGTGCTGAAGTgttcaacattaaaaacataggACTGCAGGGCTAGATTAAACTGACTACACACACAGTAGTGTTAATCAATGATATTTTAGATCGTCAAATGATTTATGATGcctaaaacactgaaacacatcaagattttgtatttttatacagtGGGCATGTGCTCTTATTTGTATAATATACTAATACTGtcataataaatatgtttttgtacaataccaagtgtttttttgtgtggtaGTAGTCTTGCAGTGAGTTCAGACATTACAGTCTTCCTTACATTTGACTTTAACTTGGCACAATTAAGTCAGAAGTAAATGATTACATGTGTTACATCAGCAGATATATATAGGTGAATGACTGGTGATTCCTTGACTTGACCCGTGACAGGGCCAgttaacatttgtggttttgactgaaatatctcatgaactattggatggattgccatgaaatttggttcagacattcatatccccctcaggatgaaatgaaacaactttggtgataccctgacttttcctctggcgccatCAGCAGGGCAATATTCTAATTTGTACCATACTTTATggccaaaaacctgcaaaacaaatgacataccCATAAGcatcagctgtagtttgtgtttagagCCATTTAGTAGAGCTCAATGTATCGGCCAACAATAGTTTGTCATAGATATATTGGTATCAGCATATATGTCAAACTAGTAAGTAGAGAGATTAGTTTGAGGTCATTTATAAATGAGTATGTATATCATTTGTTCACCAGAAAGCAATGACGAGTATAtctttcaactgtaaaatgtcccacttgTTACATATCCCGTTCACAATACTACAAATTTAATGGatatttatcaaaaatgtttctttatgtcTAAAAAAATATTGGTCGATCAaaccagattttttttaaacagaaaaatattgacTTCTAGTACTGGTCACACTCTATTAATTTGCAAATGTAACACACTCTTttaagatggtgaccatggtaaacattacttgtgaacatgttagcttTTAGCTAAAAGCACCATTGTGCATAACACACCCCCTTTATATCTTTAAAGCAGTTTCAACAAATCCTGAACATCATAAATGTTACAAcggtaggatttattgcacaGCTGCTGCATTAGACTGCATACGTTTTAACTcagtgtacctaataaactggcaactgtaACGTTAAGTTAATCCTTATACTCTACATAGTGAAGACACATGGAAGGTATTTAAccacatgttttgttgttacttGCAGGCAGCTAAGGATTAAAAGTCCTCAGCAGaagttaaatgtatttagcaaaagttaaatgtatttagtacATTTGACTTCacatcattaattaattaacctGTGGCTGCGCACACAGAGGCACTTTACATGGTATTTCTGCCGTTCACCAGAGGGGGCGCTGTGTTAGCTGTCGGCCGTTTTCGCTCCACTGTTTTGAATGTAGATAGAAGCGGTGCATCATGGGATACAAAATGTCTCCTTAGAGTTTTGGCTAATGCCAATTTACGAGCGATAACTGCgaataaatatatagtttacCCCTTTTTTTCAGCGGTTTTAGTGTCAGTATAGATCTCTGATACATTAACTGTATTGTGCTGTCGCCATGGTGGGTACAGAACTTAGTCTTTCACTCGCACTTTGTTAATTTAAACAGCTTAAAGCGCattttagctttagcttagTCAACGTAGCCCCGGGAAGTTAACGTTAAACACCAGATGAAGGACAAGTAACACAAGCGTCAATGTTTTCTGAGACTTCAACCAGAAGTTTGTAATTAAGTCACGATTGAAGGCATCGAGATTCCTGTTTTAAATGGTTAAGCCAGGTGGAACTTTGTTGTGTGTAACTTTATCAGCTAACGCCTTCTTCCCGGAGCTCACATCAGATTTCTATGAAAAACTCTCATGtcacatacaaatacagttgGCATACCGTtaaatatttctctttgtttctagTCAACGAAAGCGGAGGCCAGAGTGTCCAGGgtgtccagctccagctccagaaCAGACGAAAGGAGGAGATCAACGAGTAGAGGCAAGACTGCTTACAAGGCAGACACATGAAACTTACCGTCACATCAAATACTTGACTGGTGTAAAGCCACATCCACTGTGTTACTGTCCTCATTTTCACTGCTGGTTCTTGTGAAACGTTGTTTGCAAGCAACGGTAGAACTGTTTTTATACTGCACACCAGCTATTTGCTGACAGTGTTAATCacattatcagaatcagatatacgttattgatccccggggggaaattgtacaacaattaaaacattaagTGCTGTCAGAGCTGACTTCGTTTTAATTTTTTCTcctgtgaatgttttcttttattctttttcttctaattaccttttttttttctaagtatCACTTTCTAACCTGGTTTCAAAGTGGAAGCCAAAGGGAGAATAGTTGTTACTTGGGTTACAAGTAATGGCCTCCTAAAGAACTCAATGATATCATGTGAtcaactgttttatttttgactgtAGTCAGTAGCTGGTGCTAATATCTTACTCTTAAGAAGTGTCTTCACTCTCTGTGCATTTACAAAAAACTTTAtctttgtatttctgtcttctgtttatTCAGGACGAGAAAAAAAGAAGCGGAAACGCAGCCGTAGTAGATCTTCCTCGTCGTCCTCTTCCAGTTCGTCGTCAtcgtcttcctcatcctcatcatcggcatcctcatcgtcctcctcttcatcaggtTCATCACACTCATCCAGCCACAGTCGAAGTAGCTCTAGCAGCAGTGGTAAGTGTACCTTTAAATTACACCTGAGAATCTTTGGCTGCTAAACTTCTTATGCAGTCAGTTAAATTTCTCTGAACATTGTAAATCCACATATTAGTCTATTTTTATCATCATAACATTACCAATATCCATAAACTGATTCAATGTATTGTTTTCAGACTCCCGCAGTAAATCCAGAAAGCAGtctaagaaaaggaaaaaggagaaacaacacaaaaaggtAATCTTGTGCATTTTATCTtatgtatttataattttaagtaactgaaatatttaaaaaaaaaaaagtcactcaCTGAAAACTAAGTCCAACGTTTTTTGTATCGTGGAGcagaaagggaagaaagagaagcgACACAAACgtaaaaaagacaagaaagcaaaaggaggagaagataACTCGGGACCTGTACAGATCTCCAAGGTAAACTGCCAATTAACGTCCTATTAGACAGAAAATCCTCTTCTTACCTGCATGTCCAAAAATAATGGGTGCTTCGCAAAGCTTCTGTCGTCTCAATTTCACCATGTTGATCATTTTAGAACATTTTTGGAAGTTTTTGCCAGCCCAAACATGTGCAAGTATAAGATGGATATTACAGTTAATAGTTTCTTGTGTGGAAACTTTTAGATCCTAATAATCCTTTTGTTCTGCATTTATTCATATTGTTCCTTGGAAGTTACACTTGCAGTCACAGCCTAATTATgtagtcattattattatctaatTTTGTCAGTCaacttaaattacatttaaaaaaaattttgtATTCTAAAACCTAAAacttgcatttgtttttctttcagtacttgaaagacaggaaaaaaggCAAGTACAGCATGATTTCAGGGAAGAAGATAAAGATGAAAGTGAAGAagtcaaagaaagacaaacaggtaATGTCACCTTTTTGCTGTCGCAGTAAGCAACCAAGTGTGTCTTTATAGTTTGTGAATTGGTTATTTGCCTTGGCTAACATGTGCCTTTCTTTTGTAACAGCGGGATAAAAACCGAGCAGAACTTCTTGAGTTCTTGAACTCTACCCTGTGATGCCACTGTGGACCCAGTAATGGTGCTCGGGCTTGGACACGTCAGCGGAACTCAGGAAACAACAACTACGCTTTCCAGGAGAACAAAACTGAAGGGTTTTCTGAGAAAGCGATGATGAATACGACTTGCATCGACACACAGCGGCAGCACCGAGCCAGATGGAGTGAAGGAGCTGTATCTCATGTATTGAAGTGAGATGCGTTCAGACCACTAGCTACATTTTCACCATGGTACTGCCCACGTGGCCAGTTCAGCTTAGGCTGATAGCTTTTGTGACACGAGAAGTGTTTATGTTGAGCAGTGTCATCCAAAATGCCAGTCTGTGGCCAACTAAATCAGATGAAGGTGACAATTGTAATTAGACAGCATCAATCACAGCATTGAATGTGGGTGAACTTCCAGTGATTGGCTTCTCAACTTTGCTTGTGGTTTGAACGTGTGGTCACCCCCCTTACAAAGACCTCCATCGATTTACACTTTTATTCCTTAAACATTGTCGGACCACAATGGACAATTGAAAAAAAGAGTATCTAAATTGATGCAGaagaaccagagatattgttttttttatgccat
The DNA window shown above is from Enoplosus armatus isolate fEnoArm2 chromosome 19, fEnoArm2.hap1, whole genome shotgun sequence and carries:
- the rhag gene encoding ammonium transporter Rh type A codes for the protein MPAYATNMRLKFPIVALVLEIITIILFAVFVVYDDGKHQGHGDHDAHSNETHSGPMDLYPMFQDVHVMIFIGFGFLMTFLKRYGFSSVGVNLLLAAFGLQWGLLMQGIWHLDDGKIKVSIFKIINADFSTATVLISFGAVLGKTSPVQLLIMTVLEITIFSINEHLVAEVLGANDVGASMIIHAYGAYFGLAVARVLYRPGLRNGHDNDGSVYHSDLFAMIGTVFLWMFWPSFNSAIADPGFTQLTAVINTYLSLAACVLSAYAISSLVEHKGKLDMVHIQNATLAGGVAVGTCADMNIGPFGAMLIGFVAGIVSTLGFKYLTPILASNLGVQDTCGVHNLHGMPGILGGLAGIVAVALGKKEGGDAAMQAAALASSLGFALVGGAITGLIMKLPFWGQPPDQNCFDDSIYWEVPAEEEENEESLAQADHSKNKAEV
- the LOC139302642 gene encoding protein FAM133 yields the protein MISLAGREKKKRKRSRSRSSSSSSSSSSSSSSSSSSSASSSSSSSSGSSHSSSHSRSSSSSSDSRSKSRKQSKKRKKEKQHKKKGKKEKRHKRKKDKKAKGGEDNSGPVQISKYLKDRKKGKYSMISGKKIKMKVKKSKKDKQRDKNRAELLEFLNSTL